From a single candidate division WOR-3 bacterium genomic region:
- a CDS encoding nodulation protein NfeD has translation MFILLSLLFSVNDVLIADLDGVISPASSSYLVRVVDIAEREGAACLIFKIDTPGGLDVSMREITKKILNAKIPIVVYVAPKGARAASAGVFILYASHVAAMAPGTNVGAAHPVSMGGEQMDSVMTEKVTNDAVAYLKALAKERGRNEEWAEESVRESASVDAETAVQLGVSDIIAEDENELVGKLDGRKIVIGEEEIVLKTIGRPLREVRMTLRERLLLLLTNPNIAYVLLLLGIYGLFFELQNPGMIFPGVVGGICLILGFYSLHVLPVNYAGLALIILSAVLFILEIYVTSQGLLTIGGIVALVFGSLILFESDVPYLRVSWEVIMYAVVIVAGFVIFILALGVRAQFRKRATGSDGMVGEIGTAKTDVKNDGGTVYVHGEFWNAASDKLIKSGQKVRVMGVEGMTLKVEVTD, from the coding sequence ATGTTTATTTTGCTTTCATTGTTGTTTAGCGTAAATGATGTTCTGATTGCCGATTTGGACGGAGTAATAAGCCCAGCGAGTAGTTCTTATCTTGTACGAGTGGTCGATATCGCGGAACGTGAAGGGGCTGCCTGTCTGATTTTCAAAATCGACACACCTGGAGGCCTTGATGTTTCAATGCGCGAAATCACAAAAAAGATTCTCAACGCAAAAATCCCTATTGTAGTGTATGTTGCCCCCAAGGGCGCACGTGCCGCGTCTGCAGGTGTGTTCATATTGTACGCAAGCCATGTGGCCGCGATGGCTCCCGGCACTAATGTTGGCGCTGCACATCCGGTGAGTATGGGCGGGGAGCAGATGGATAGTGTGATGACTGAGAAGGTAACCAACGATGCTGTCGCGTATTTGAAGGCTTTAGCCAAAGAAAGAGGCAGAAACGAGGAATGGGCTGAAGAGTCGGTGAGGGAAAGTGCATCTGTAGATGCTGAGACCGCAGTTCAGTTGGGTGTGAGCGATATCATAGCTGAAGATGAGAATGAACTTGTCGGCAAGCTTGATGGCAGAAAGATCGTAATTGGTGAAGAGGAAATTGTGCTCAAAACAATTGGCCGACCGCTGAGGGAAGTGAGAATGACACTTCGTGAGCGTCTTTTGTTATTGCTCACCAATCCGAATATTGCCTATGTCTTGCTGTTATTGGGAATATACGGGCTGTTCTTCGAATTACAGAATCCGGGCATGATATTTCCTGGGGTGGTCGGAGGTATATGTTTGATACTGGGGTTCTATTCACTGCATGTATTGCCGGTCAACTATGCAGGCCTTGCTTTGATAATTCTTTCGGCGGTTCTTTTCATCCTGGAGATATATGTTACTTCACAGGGACTTTTGACGATCGGCGGTATTGTTGCTTTAGTCTTTGGTTCCTTGATCCTTTTCGAGAGTGACGTTCCTTATTTGCGTGTTTCATGGGAGGTTATTATGTATGCTGTGGTAATCGTCGCGGGTTTTGTCATTTTCATTCTGGCCCTCGGTGTAAGAGCACAATTCAGAAAACGTGCAACAGGCAGCGACGGAATGGTGGGTGAGATCGGAACTGCAAAGACCGATGTCAAAAACGACGGGGGGACGGTTTATGTTCACGGAGAGTTCTGGAACGCAGCCAGTGACAAATTGATAAAGAGCGGACAGAAGGTACGCGTCATGGGTGTTGAAGGCATGACCCTTAAGGTAGAAGTCACAGATTAG
- a CDS encoding DedA family protein: MFEWINRQGLFLIYLFLFLNAMFESVFPPYPSDAFVLVFSFLAGRGYYDPYLVYSLTVVGSIVGIMLIYHMGMKYGDGLLLFISRGFLRRIFPVRLVDRARKKFRERGDLILLLNRFIPGMRAPIGFVAGMSGIKRSKFFIYSAISVIVWNAFLITVGFYVGASWDEASLFLRNYSVIAALILVMGLIVLALIYYKKHSRYRKGL, from the coding sequence ATGTTTGAATGGATTAACAGGCAAGGTTTGTTCCTTATTTATCTATTCTTGTTTCTCAATGCAATGTTTGAGAGTGTCTTTCCGCCCTACCCTTCAGATGCCTTTGTTCTCGTCTTCTCGTTCCTTGCAGGACGTGGATATTACGATCCCTATCTCGTGTATTCGTTGACCGTTGTGGGGAGTATCGTTGGCATCATGTTGATCTATCATATGGGTATGAAATACGGCGATGGCCTGTTGTTATTCATTTCCCGGGGTTTCCTGCGCCGGATCTTCCCGGTGCGCCTCGTCGACCGGGCACGGAAAAAATTCCGTGAAAGAGGGGATCTGATATTGCTTCTTAACAGATTCATCCCCGGTATGCGTGCGCCGATTGGCTTCGTAGCCGGCATGTCCGGGATCAAGCGGAGTAAATTCTTCATCTACAGCGCGATCAGCGTGATTGTATGGAATGCTTTTTTGATCACGGTGGGTTTCTATGTCGGCGCATCATGGGATGAGGCGTCCCTTTTCTTGAGAAATTATAGTGTGATTGCCGCCTTGATATTGGTCATGGGTTTGATCGTCCTTGCGTTAATATACTATAAAAAACACTCCCGGTACCGTAAAGGTTTATAG
- a CDS encoding helix-hairpin-helix domain-containing protein produces the protein MMFLVLFVFTITEDILFKTEQDIDFEIILKDLEYLRNNPVDVNTAGFEQFAKIPFLSSNDIIKIIEYRDKRGLFESVDELAEANLIGADLLQMIRPFLTVGEKKYMRKMLNARLRARTALPGEEQSLQYYSRTTGQLGDYSVHAVTERDPYEDDLLDHYAVGLLIDEGKRKFALGKYNLDLGAGAVLSSVGSFFRGIDFRMMLNERGLIPYTSALENGGFFGAALSDSLVLNYTIFYSNQKLDGIIDSLGFARSLDQSGEHTDSLSLSRKDRINEEIFGYDIRYRKADVLIANRSYVCTYEPSFAASDSVIKFHGSNFFLTSMEFRHYSESFVFFSEVSRSWKNHIGGLFGFSAVFPYIDFNLAGRYFPQGFYSPKGVEAEANHAAGTLDIMHRSSIIDAGISLTLDNRLDEDTTKHDLKLSFGKKLGNLDARVNFRRRYRAEDVDLSGSEVLLRLKVTRFLFFDLRFEEKSLYEEETERGIFFALELGLDLKRFDARARYGIFDTDTYAARIYAYEIDLQGVVNNRMLYGEGEYWFVYLSLRPLQKLKLSMKYSNVSRDAISNRQIGGQIDLIL, from the coding sequence ATGATGTTCCTTGTCCTCTTTGTCTTTACCATCACGGAGGATATTCTGTTCAAGACCGAGCAGGATATAGATTTTGAAATAATATTGAAGGACCTCGAATATCTGCGTAATAACCCCGTGGATGTGAACACGGCCGGTTTCGAGCAGTTCGCGAAGATTCCTTTTCTTTCATCGAACGATATAATAAAGATTATCGAATACCGGGATAAGCGCGGGTTATTCGAGTCGGTCGACGAGCTGGCTGAGGCAAACTTGATAGGTGCTGACCTGCTCCAGATGATCAGACCGTTCCTCACTGTCGGTGAGAAGAAGTATATGAGAAAGATGCTCAATGCCAGGCTTCGTGCGCGGACAGCCCTTCCTGGTGAAGAACAATCCCTGCAATACTATTCGAGAACAACCGGTCAGTTGGGTGATTACAGTGTACATGCGGTCACCGAACGGGATCCATACGAGGACGACCTTCTTGACCATTATGCGGTCGGCCTGCTCATCGATGAAGGTAAACGAAAATTCGCATTGGGGAAATATAATCTTGACCTGGGCGCGGGTGCTGTACTCTCGTCGGTCGGTTCTTTTTTCCGGGGGATTGACTTCAGGATGATGCTGAACGAACGGGGTCTGATTCCTTACACCTCCGCGCTTGAGAATGGCGGGTTTTTTGGTGCCGCTCTTAGTGATTCCCTTGTCCTCAATTACACCATTTTCTACTCAAATCAAAAACTCGACGGTATTATCGATTCGTTGGGATTCGCGCGTTCGCTCGATCAGTCCGGGGAACATACGGATTCTTTATCGTTGAGCCGCAAGGACCGGATTAACGAAGAGATATTCGGATACGACATACGCTATCGAAAAGCAGATGTGCTGATCGCCAACCGTTCCTATGTATGCACCTATGAACCTTCTTTTGCGGCATCCGATTCGGTGATCAAATTCCACGGTTCAAATTTCTTCCTGACGAGTATGGAGTTCAGGCATTACAGCGAGTCATTTGTTTTTTTCAGCGAAGTCAGTCGCTCCTGGAAGAATCATATTGGAGGCCTTTTCGGTTTTAGCGCTGTTTTTCCTTATATAGATTTTAACCTCGCTGGCAGGTACTTCCCTCAAGGCTTCTATTCACCGAAGGGTGTTGAAGCCGAGGCGAACCACGCCGCCGGCACTCTGGACATCATGCATCGGTCGAGTATCATTGATGCCGGTATTAGCCTGACACTCGACAACAGGCTGGATGAGGACACAACAAAGCATGACCTGAAACTGAGCTTCGGGAAGAAACTCGGAAACCTTGATGCCCGGGTAAATTTCAGGAGGAGATACAGGGCAGAAGATGTTGATTTGTCAGGTTCTGAAGTGTTGCTGCGCCTGAAGGTTACAAGATTCCTGTTCTTTGATCTGCGATTCGAAGAGAAATCATTATATGAAGAAGAAACGGAAAGAGGAATATTCTTCGCACTTGAGTTGGGCTTGGATTTGAAGCGATTTGACGCAAGGGCCAGGTACGGAATCTTTGACACCGATACATACGCGGCACGCATATATGCGTATGAGATCGATCTGCAGGGCGTAGTAAATAATCGCATGTTATATGGTGAAGGAGAGTACTGGTTCGTTTACTTATCGCTGCGTCCGTTGCAGAAGCTCAAGTTGAGCATGAAGTATTCTAACGTGAGCCGTGATGCCATTTCTAACAGACAAATAGGTGGGCAAATTGACCTCATCCTATAA
- the miaA gene encoding tRNA (adenosine(37)-N6)-dimethylallyltransferase MiaA, which produces MNIPTIVGPTAVGKTGIAMLIAERISGEIVSADSRQIYKHLNIGTAKPTVAQRRKIRFHLVDFIEPDEDYSCGQFARDAEKKIQEILKRDKMPILCGGTGLYIRALFHPLAELPHSNTETKDRLREMLKKHGLDHMYKKLQRIDPAWAERIKPRDKQRIMRGLEVYEIAGKPLSKMMSTRVRGAKFLPYYIGLRLQRDVLYSRINARFEQMLNLGLVKETESLLKKGLDPRSSALRTIGYKEIVAYLQGETGLDEAAEKAKRRTRNYAKRQITWFNKIPGMVWHEADNPGLTDSILRSLKKSKTI; this is translated from the coding sequence ATGAATATCCCGACCATTGTAGGCCCGACCGCTGTCGGCAAGACAGGTATTGCCATGCTGATAGCCGAACGGATTTCGGGCGAGATAGTTTCGGCAGATTCGAGACAGATCTACAAACACCTGAATATCGGCACCGCCAAACCGACCGTGGCGCAAAGAAGGAAGATCCGGTTCCATTTGGTCGACTTCATCGAACCGGACGAAGATTACTCTTGCGGCCAGTTTGCGCGCGATGCGGAGAAGAAAATCCAAGAGATCCTCAAAAGAGACAAGATGCCTATTCTGTGCGGCGGCACCGGATTGTATATCCGGGCTCTATTTCATCCTCTTGCCGAGCTTCCGCACTCAAATACAGAGACCAAAGACAGGCTACGTGAAATGCTGAAGAAACATGGACTCGACCATATGTATAAGAAATTGCAGCGCATTGACCCGGCCTGGGCAGAAAGAATCAAGCCCCGGGACAAACAGCGGATCATGAGAGGTCTCGAAGTTTATGAGATCGCGGGCAAGCCGCTGTCAAAAATGATGAGCACAAGAGTGAGAGGCGCGAAATTTCTACCTTATTACATAGGTCTGCGCCTGCAACGTGACGTTCTATATTCACGCATCAACGCCCGTTTTGAACAGATGCTCAATCTGGGGTTGGTCAAGGAAACCGAATCGCTTCTTAAGAAAGGACTCGATCCCCGGTCGAGTGCACTGAGGACAATTGGCTACAAGGAAATCGTCGCGTATCTGCAGGGAGAGACGGGTCTTGACGAAGCGGCGGAAAAAGCGAAGCGCAGGACACGTAACTACGCAAAACGCCAGATTACATGGTTCAACAAAATACCCGGGATGGTCTGGCATGAAGCCGACAATCCTGGATTAACCGACAGCATTCTGAGATCTCTCAAAAAATCAAAAACGATTTAG
- the cmk gene encoding (d)CMP kinase, with product MARFVVAIDGGAGSGKSTTAKGVARRLSFFYIDTGAMYRAFTLKYLRSSQSRDKKIDLELIRQLLTNTSVDLRRENSEMKVYLDNEDVSLAIRTPEVSDFVSQVSAISEVREWMVARQREVAEGKNVVCEGRDIGTIVFPDAQVKIFMVADVGVRAARRLKELGEKNMDADEHEVMENIKFRDKFDSEREHSPLRRAKDAIVVDTTDLTIEEEIEKVKAVVEKRLTTSAPGNSK from the coding sequence ATGGCGAGATTTGTCGTAGCAATTGACGGCGGGGCAGGTTCTGGCAAGAGCACCACGGCAAAAGGCGTTGCCAGGCGCCTGAGTTTTTTCTACATCGACACCGGGGCGATGTACCGTGCTTTCACCCTCAAGTATCTACGCAGCAGCCAGTCACGTGACAAGAAAATCGATTTGGAATTGATCAGACAGTTATTGACAAACACGTCGGTTGACCTGCGCAGGGAAAACAGTGAAATGAAGGTCTACCTCGATAACGAAGATGTATCCCTTGCGATCAGAACTCCCGAGGTCAGTGATTTTGTATCCCAGGTTTCGGCAATATCAGAGGTGCGCGAATGGATGGTGGCAAGGCAGAGAGAGGTTGCCGAAGGTAAGAATGTCGTCTGTGAGGGCCGTGACATTGGTACTATTGTGTTCCCGGATGCTCAGGTGAAGATTTTCATGGTGGCAGATGTGGGGGTGAGAGCAGCGCGGAGGCTAAAAGAATTGGGTGAGAAAAACATGGATGCTGATGAGCATGAGGTGATGGAAAACATAAAATTCCGTGACAAGTTCGATTCCGAGAGGGAACACTCACCTCTGAGAAGAGCCAAGGATGCGATAGTCGTAGATACCACGGACCTCACCATCGAGGAGGAAATAGAGAAAGTGAAAGCTGTTGTTGAAAAACGCCTGACCACTTCAGCCCCCGGCAACTCCAAATAG
- a CDS encoding prepilin peptidase, giving the protein MSEFIFRILCLKEGLGVELHFVYYLFAFVFGSAIGSFLNVLIYRLPRQISIIAPHSFCPKCRKAIRWYENIPIISFLMLRGKCSNCHSRISLRYPIVEAITGLLFVYTLSRYGFGYNFFLIVYFFCGLTVITFIDFSFQVIPDLISIPGIFLGILFQAVNGNFLAGLFGMLFGGGMILFIRVIGGKVYKKEVMGLGDVYLTAMIGAFVGFPFILPAIFIGALVGATLGILYIASTHQNRESPIPFGPFLSLGGIAVVVFEPYIYKLFVLLGIYL; this is encoded by the coding sequence ATGTCTGAATTCATATTCCGAATACTTTGCCTCAAAGAAGGATTGGGCGTAGAATTGCATTTCGTCTATTACCTCTTCGCTTTTGTTTTCGGTTCAGCGATCGGTAGTTTCCTGAACGTGCTGATATACCGGTTGCCAAGACAAATATCAATAATCGCTCCCCACTCCTTCTGCCCCAAGTGCCGGAAGGCGATACGCTGGTATGAAAACATCCCTATCATCAGCTTTCTCATGCTAAGAGGAAAATGCTCCAACTGCCACAGCCGGATATCGCTGCGCTATCCCATAGTCGAAGCCATTACTGGATTGCTTTTCGTCTACACGCTGAGCCGTTATGGATTCGGCTACAACTTTTTTCTCATCGTGTATTTCTTCTGTGGTCTGACCGTCATCACCTTCATTGATTTCTCTTTCCAGGTGATCCCCGATCTAATCTCTATACCCGGTATTTTCCTGGGGATACTATTCCAGGCCGTCAACGGAAATTTCTTGGCCGGCCTGTTCGGAATGCTATTCGGTGGTGGGATGATACTTTTCATCAGGGTCATTGGCGGCAAGGTGTATAAGAAAGAGGTAATGGGGCTGGGTGACGTTTACCTGACTGCAATGATCGGTGCCTTCGTAGGATTTCCGTTTATCTTGCCGGCAATATTCATCGGTGCGCTGGTCGGCGCGACCCTGGGCATTTTGTATATCGCTTCGACCCATCAGAACCGGGAAAGTCCCATTCCTTTCGGGCCTTTTCTCAGTTTGGGTGGTATTGCAGTGGTTGTTTTTGAACCGTATATTTACAAGCTCTTTGTCCTCCTCGGCATTTACCTGTGA
- a CDS encoding TonB-dependent receptor, protein DMVGTTYLIRKTELPYLPVDYTIELVAFQAAVARTDTALHVRGGRATEVQYMIDNVSIIDPQTGDAAITLSKGVVDEIIFLPGGFDAEYGRAMSGIINMITAYPAGELKIGGYGKTEKVMPEDYDFGYQNVQSSVHLPVSPRFKGFLSFGAMVTDDWDPRLNLLSHKQRQDYSVYGKWLYAPSGKIRFGISGAKSRSQFDRYATLWKFRLHHYRSDLMSGDLQTINVNFLPDSRRLFDLTLSRLFTAKTYGVREPGPYDLLDDYTFRDYQTYEYPWIGIMNPFGVYIRKPYSEGDYPRYQDKSSEIYRATLRTNVQIHKNHELRAGGEYVYHDLYNLTYFTSDSINPVFDEYQYNPTEYSVYVQDNLDYEGIYVKLGCRYDYFSNDIEGVKANTAISPRLGVSFLVTDKFLFRANIGRYAQPPLYNQMYDYYNILPLPLYVLSRPDEWPVVGNPNLQVEQTTSYEIGLQGEVRENLSATINTFYKDVTNLIGTRHVEALPYDYDRYDNMDYANIKGIETIMEFVNSIFSGKISYTLSWTRGTSSYAGEYLDPAIPKPTTEYFLDFDQRNRIFIQGLIRLPFDSQFYLFGYFGDGFPYVPPGPEGKYEERGVLRLPSQKQIDCVLSKSISLASITFNLSVEVLNLLDERYLVAPHAPLIEEKQRWDFYHYYTFEHRYYSPAADANHDGLVTPSEEYDAYTAAYNATDDWVNAYSPPRRARIALQVSF, encoded by the coding sequence AAGACATGGTCGGCACCACTTATCTCATTCGCAAGACCGAACTCCCTTATTTGCCGGTCGATTATACGATCGAGCTGGTTGCATTCCAGGCGGCGGTTGCCCGAACCGACACGGCGCTTCATGTGCGCGGTGGCCGGGCGACCGAGGTGCAGTACATGATCGATAACGTCTCGATCATCGATCCCCAGACCGGCGATGCGGCAATAACCCTTTCCAAGGGTGTGGTCGACGAGATCATATTCCTCCCCGGCGGTTTCGATGCTGAATACGGTCGAGCCATGTCCGGCATCATAAATATGATCACAGCCTACCCGGCCGGCGAACTGAAAATAGGAGGATACGGTAAGACCGAAAAAGTTATGCCCGAGGACTACGATTTCGGGTACCAAAACGTCCAATCCTCGGTTCATTTACCGGTTTCACCAAGATTCAAGGGATTTTTGTCTTTTGGTGCGATGGTAACCGACGACTGGGACCCGCGCCTTAATCTGCTGTCACACAAGCAGCGCCAGGATTATTCAGTATACGGGAAGTGGTTGTATGCGCCATCAGGAAAAATCAGATTCGGCATCAGCGGCGCGAAATCGAGAAGCCAGTTCGACCGGTACGCAACGCTGTGGAAATTCCGTTTACATCATTACCGCTCAGACTTGATGAGCGGCGATCTCCAGACAATCAACGTAAATTTCCTGCCTGATTCACGCCGGCTTTTCGATCTTACCCTGAGCCGATTGTTCACTGCAAAGACATACGGCGTACGCGAACCCGGGCCGTACGACTTGTTAGATGACTACACTTTCCGTGATTACCAGACTTATGAGTATCCATGGATCGGGATCATGAACCCGTTCGGAGTATACATACGCAAGCCATACAGTGAAGGCGATTATCCCCGATATCAGGATAAATCCTCAGAAATATACCGGGCGACACTGCGCACTAACGTTCAGATTCATAAGAATCACGAACTAAGAGCCGGAGGTGAATATGTTTATCACGATCTGTACAATCTCACTTACTTCACGAGCGACTCGATCAACCCGGTGTTTGACGAGTATCAATATAACCCAACGGAGTACTCTGTCTATGTCCAGGATAATTTAGACTATGAGGGCATCTACGTAAAACTGGGTTGTCGCTACGACTATTTTTCAAATGATATCGAAGGCGTCAAGGCGAACACTGCGATATCACCGCGTCTCGGCGTCTCCTTTCTCGTCACCGACAAATTCCTCTTCCGCGCCAACATAGGCAGGTATGCCCAGCCTCCGCTATACAACCAGATGTACGATTATTATAACATCCTGCCACTCCCGCTGTACGTTCTGTCCCGGCCCGATGAATGGCCGGTTGTCGGCAATCCGAATCTCCAGGTCGAGCAAACCACCAGTTACGAGATCGGCCTACAGGGAGAGGTTCGGGAGAACTTAAGTGCTACGATCAATACTTTCTATAAGGACGTGACAAATCTCATCGGTACGCGCCATGTTGAAGCACTGCCTTACGATTACGACCGGTATGATAACATGGACTATGCCAACATCAAGGGTATCGAGACGATCATGGAATTCGTAAATTCGATATTCTCGGGTAAGATCTCTTACACGCTTTCATGGACGCGGGGCACGAGCTCATATGCAGGGGAGTATCTTGACCCAGCCATCCCGAAACCAACCACCGAATACTTCCTTGATTTTGACCAGCGAAACAGGATCTTCATCCAGGGTTTGATCCGACTTCCTTTTGATTCCCAGTTCTATCTATTCGGCTATTTTGGCGATGGCTTTCCCTATGTGCCGCCCGGCCCGGAAGGAAAATATGAGGAGCGCGGCGTTTTGAGGCTCCCATCTCAGAAGCAGATCGATTGCGTATTATCCAAATCCATTAGCCTGGCCAGCATCACCTTCAATCTAAGTGTTGAGGTACTGAACCTGCTTGATGAAAGGTACCTGGTCGCACCCCATGCACCGCTCATAGAAGAAAAACAACGCTGGGACTTCTATCATTACTACACTTTTGAGCATCGTTACTACAGTCCAGCAGCTGACGCCAACCACGACGGCCTCGTGACCCCCTCTGAGGAGTACGATGCTTACACTGCCGCTTATAATGCTACGGATGACTGGGTAAATGCCTACTCACCACCGCGCCGGGCAAGAATTGCCCTACAGGTTAGTTTTTAA
- a CDS encoding UvrD-helicase domain-containing protein, whose amino-acid sequence MLLKKLGKYEIIEWLGGGRFGDVFLARDTIIGKDFALKISRMRREEIAMLKDEAVLLASLNHPNIVRFYNIDFIENKFVLVMEYVEGNNLRDIITEGGIDIRKSISILVQLADALAYAHGCRVLHRDLKPENILISKKKGESIKITDFGLAKFIRADSISASTAGTPIYMAPESWAGSYSEKSDIWSLCVILYEMLTGAPPFLDDNLDGLKRKIEKARFTSPAVLRHNIPEQIEKIILSALTTDPLSRPSIAEIQDRITQMDEGIRGEKVRVQIKKTAEIRLTPAQQEVLESLPGAVLVHGQAGCGKTTILTQAVVTLLSQGMPISRILICTFTNKAASDIRERLEKTSRLQTHDLWLGTLHTLGFRILRRDAERLDLDPDFVIKDAKSITQEIGIDVGKFRINAVLRFIEMLKARGVTAQDFEPKSKWEDTCSEVYKKYETYTKENNILDYDDLILFSIKLLEENADIRQDYQNMFDHIFVDELQDINPAQYKLIGLIYNQNIFFTGDGDQAIYGWRGGQKELMYRVPKDYPEVKTFQLNQSFRLAQGIIDIASSLMHRRATVIPAGEKSDVFVYAAKSEEDEAGYVVKEIKKLKNENLSYRDIVILCRMNQLARVYQGAMARARIPHALISGSSLYEHSEVKPIIDYLEVLKECYLQKEKPGNIAARVNNLLKIPKRNAGRAQGVYEYHLANLMMLEPKKLIDDISELTGLCSAEVEELQTLAMGLESRGLNSFLNQVRLVQELDLAGWNKDIVKVMTVHSAKGLEFPVVFVVDLVEDIFPLTRKTSSQKEVDEERRLCYVALTRAQKRLYLLYPKWRHGRYQKPSRFLVDMFKTDI is encoded by the coding sequence GTGCTGCTGAAAAAACTCGGTAAATATGAAATCATAGAATGGCTTGGGGGAGGCAGATTCGGCGATGTCTTTCTCGCACGCGATACGATCATCGGCAAAGACTTCGCGCTGAAAATATCCCGTATGCGGCGCGAAGAAATCGCCATGCTGAAGGATGAGGCAGTACTTCTGGCTTCCCTGAACCACCCGAACATAGTGCGTTTCTACAATATCGACTTTATCGAAAATAAGTTCGTGCTGGTAATGGAGTACGTTGAAGGAAACAATCTACGCGATATCATTACCGAAGGCGGTATCGATATCAGGAAATCGATCTCTATACTTGTCCAGCTAGCTGACGCTCTGGCCTATGCGCACGGCTGCAGAGTCCTTCACCGGGATCTCAAACCCGAGAACATACTAATTTCGAAGAAAAAGGGTGAGTCAATAAAGATCACCGATTTTGGCCTGGCGAAATTCATACGTGCAGATTCGATATCCGCGTCGACCGCTGGCACCCCGATCTACATGGCACCCGAATCCTGGGCGGGAAGCTACAGCGAGAAATCTGACATATGGAGTTTATGCGTGATCCTCTATGAAATGCTGACCGGAGCACCGCCTTTTCTTGATGACAACCTGGACGGGCTTAAGAGAAAGATCGAGAAAGCCAGATTTACCTCACCTGCGGTTTTGAGGCATAACATTCCCGAGCAGATCGAAAAGATAATCCTGTCGGCGCTCACAACCGACCCCCTGTCCCGCCCCAGCATAGCAGAAATTCAGGACAGAATCACCCAAATGGATGAAGGTATAAGGGGCGAGAAGGTGCGTGTGCAGATAAAGAAGACCGCGGAGATAAGGCTTACGCCCGCGCAACAAGAAGTCCTTGAGTCTTTGCCCGGTGCGGTGCTCGTGCACGGCCAAGCGGGTTGCGGAAAGACCACAATTCTCACCCAAGCGGTCGTTACACTGCTCAGTCAAGGAATGCCGATTTCCCGAATACTGATCTGCACGTTCACCAACAAGGCAGCAAGTGACATACGCGAACGATTAGAGAAAACGAGCCGGCTCCAAACCCACGATCTATGGCTGGGTACGCTGCATACATTAGGGTTTCGTATCCTCCGCCGTGATGCCGAGCGTTTAGACCTTGATCCTGATTTTGTGATCAAAGATGCAAAGAGTATAACCCAGGAAATAGGGATCGATGTCGGAAAATTCCGTATCAACGCGGTATTGAGATTCATTGAGATGCTGAAAGCAAGAGGTGTCACCGCCCAAGATTTCGAACCCAAGAGCAAATGGGAAGACACATGCTCTGAGGTATACAAGAAATATGAAACCTACACGAAAGAGAACAATATACTCGATTACGATGATTTGATCCTTTTTTCAATCAAATTGCTCGAAGAAAACGCGGACATCAGACAAGACTACCAGAACATGTTCGACCACATCTTCGTCGATGAGCTGCAAGACATAAATCCAGCACAATACAAGTTGATCGGTCTGATCTATAATCAAAATATATTCTTCACCGGCGACGGAGACCAGGCGATTTACGGCTGGCGTGGTGGCCAGAAGGAACTGATGTACCGCGTGCCAAAGGATTATCCAGAGGTTAAGACATTCCAGCTAAATCAGAGTTTCCGCCTCGCCCAGGGTATCATCGATATCGCAAGTAGCCTCATGCACCGCAGAGCGACCGTCATACCGGCCGGTGAAAAGAGTGACGTGTTCGTGTACGCCGCAAAATCCGAAGAAGACGAAGCCGGGTATGTGGTGAAAGAAATAAAGAAACTCAAAAATGAAAATCTCAGTTACCGAGATATCGTCATTCTGTGCCGGATGAACCAGCTCGCGCGAGTCTATCAAGGTGCAATGGCCCGAGCCCGTATACCACACGCCTTGATCAGTGGGTCATCACTTTACGAACACAGTGAAGTGAAGCCTATAATCGATTACCTCGAAGTCCTGAAAGAGTGTTATTTGCAGAAAGAAAAACCCGGCAATATTGCCGCTCGGGTGAACAACCTTCTAAAGATACCCAAGCGAAACGCGGGCCGGGCGCAAGGAGTATATGAATACCATCTGGCAAATTTGATGATGCTCGAACCGAAGAAATTGATAGATGATATAAGTGAATTAACCGGACTCTGCAGCGCCGAAGTAGAAGAACTTCAGACCCTGGCCATGGGTTTGGAATCTCGCGGCCTGAATAGTTTCTTGAACCAGGTCCGACTCGTGCAAGAACTTGACCTGGCCGGATGGAACAAAGACATCGTCAAGGTGATGACTGTCCACAGCGCAAAAGGTCTCGAATTCCCGGTGGTGTTTGTGGTCGATCTGGTCGAGGACATCTTCCCGCTCACCAGGAAGACGTCCTCTCAGAAAGAAGTCGACGAGGAGCGAAGATTGTGTTATGTCGCATTGACACGGGCCCAGAAGAGACTCTACTTGTTATACCCAAAGTGGCGTCATGGCCGTTACCAAAAACCATCCCGCTTTCTGGTCGATATGTTCAAGACCGATATCTGA